A DNA window from Rossellomorea marisflavi contains the following coding sequences:
- a CDS encoding cupin domain-containing protein, which yields MEIAELKILYFEDDGIIPNNPNLPVLLYRDALSGETDSPEMVFERNGWFNSWRNGIFDYHHFHSNTHEVLGVIDGEAEVLVGGEFGETVRFRKGDVLILPAGTGHKRISASDDFKVAGAYPDGRDYNTKEGRADDRTSSRLDIISVPLPSRDPVFGDSGPLIRHWRIPNNRP from the coding sequence ATGGAAATCGCCGAACTAAAGATTTTGTATTTTGAGGATGATGGAATCATCCCCAATAACCCGAATCTTCCGGTGTTATTATACAGAGATGCCCTTTCCGGAGAAACGGACAGCCCCGAAATGGTGTTCGAACGGAATGGTTGGTTCAACAGCTGGAGGAACGGAATATTTGATTACCACCATTTCCACAGTAATACCCATGAAGTGCTGGGGGTCATCGACGGGGAAGCCGAGGTCCTGGTCGGGGGCGAGTTCGGGGAAACAGTCCGATTCCGAAAGGGTGATGTCCTTATCCTGCCTGCCGGTACCGGACACAAGCGGATCTCGGCGAGTGATGATTTCAAGGTTGCCGGTGCCTATCCCGATGGAAGGGACTACAATACAAAGGAAGGAAGGGCTGATGACAGGACGAGCTCGCGATTGGACATCATTTCGGTCCCCCTTCCATCCCGTGATCCCGTGTTCGGGGATTCCGGCCCGCTGATCCGTCACTGGAGAATCCCAAACAATCGGCCATAG
- a CDS encoding class I SAM-dependent methyltransferase: MKLDRILPFARQLLDRAVSPGDVVIDATLGNGHDTLFLARLVGDNGRVYGFDIQEEAIENTKEQLDTHELAQRVTLFHQGHETVMNVIPPVHHGKVTGAIFNLGYLPGGDKEIVTRPKTTILALNQILEMMAPEGILVLVIYHGHPEGAVERDYILRYVEKLDQNYVHVLRYQFMNQLNHPPFIVALEKR, translated from the coding sequence ATGAAATTAGACAGAATTCTACCGTTTGCAAGGCAGCTGCTCGATCGTGCCGTGAGCCCCGGGGATGTCGTGATCGATGCCACCCTTGGAAATGGTCACGATACGCTGTTCCTCGCAAGGCTTGTAGGCGACAACGGCAGGGTCTACGGCTTTGACATCCAGGAAGAAGCCATCGAGAATACGAAAGAGCAGCTTGATACGCACGAATTGGCCCAGCGAGTCACCCTGTTCCATCAGGGGCATGAGACCGTGATGAATGTCATTCCTCCCGTCCATCACGGGAAAGTGACAGGTGCCATCTTCAATCTTGGTTACCTTCCCGGAGGGGATAAGGAAATCGTGACGCGTCCGAAAACAACGATCCTCGCGCTCAATCAGATCCTTGAAATGATGGCACCGGAAGGCATCCTTGTCCTTGTGATCTACCACGGGCACCCGGAAGGCGCGGTGGAGAGGGATTACATCCTGCGCTATGTCGAAAAGCTCGATCAGAACTATGTACACGTCCTACGCTATCAGTTCATGAATCAGCTCAACCACCCGCCTTTCATCGTGGCCCTGGAAAAAAGATAA
- a CDS encoding MDR family MFS transporter, with protein MPRSLWLLIIGMMVNVTGSSFLWPLNTIYLHDHLGKTLSMAGIVLMLNAGASVAGNLIGGFLFDKLGGYRSILLGILITLTALGGMNLWHGWPHYVVFLTIVGFGSGIVFPSMYAMAGSVWPAGGRKAFNAVYVAQNIGVAVGASLGGLVASFSFNYIFLANFVMYIVFFLIALFGYKKISAQVAGHTSVIQESRPIRDRSKLTALLLICGAYLLCWVGYVQWQSTIASYTQEINISLKQYSFLWTINGALIVLAQPLLSKAIKRFEHNLKIQIMIGTVIFMLSFAVAAFADQFMWFVAAMIILTVGEMLIWPAVPTIANSLAPKGREGFYQGIVNSTATGGRMIGPLIGGLMVDMFSMQILFVVLIAFYIAAMVISSMYDRPLKKKEPVTISVH; from the coding sequence ATGCCAAGATCTTTATGGCTCCTCATCATCGGAATGATGGTGAACGTTACCGGTTCTTCCTTCCTATGGCCTTTGAATACCATTTACCTTCATGATCACCTTGGAAAGACATTATCCATGGCCGGCATCGTCCTCATGCTCAACGCAGGGGCAAGCGTTGCCGGGAATCTGATCGGAGGGTTTCTTTTTGATAAATTGGGCGGGTACAGGTCCATCCTTTTAGGCATTCTCATCACTCTTACAGCACTTGGTGGAATGAACCTCTGGCACGGATGGCCACATTATGTCGTGTTCCTGACCATCGTAGGCTTCGGATCGGGGATCGTATTCCCATCCATGTACGCCATGGCAGGGTCTGTGTGGCCGGCAGGGGGAAGGAAGGCGTTCAATGCCGTCTACGTGGCCCAGAACATCGGGGTCGCCGTCGGGGCGTCACTCGGTGGCCTTGTTGCATCGTTTTCATTCAATTATATCTTCCTGGCGAATTTCGTGATGTACATCGTATTCTTCCTGATCGCCCTGTTCGGCTACAAGAAGATCTCCGCCCAAGTCGCGGGACATACATCTGTCATTCAGGAATCAAGGCCGATACGCGACCGTTCGAAGCTGACGGCATTGCTGCTTATTTGCGGGGCATACCTCCTATGCTGGGTCGGATATGTACAGTGGCAGTCCACAATCGCAAGCTATACCCAGGAAATCAACATTTCCCTTAAGCAGTACAGCTTCCTGTGGACAATCAACGGGGCGTTGATCGTCCTTGCTCAACCCCTGCTGTCCAAAGCCATCAAACGGTTCGAGCATAATTTGAAAATCCAGATCATGATCGGGACGGTCATCTTCATGCTTTCTTTCGCCGTTGCGGCATTTGCTGATCAATTCATGTGGTTTGTGGCGGCCATGATCATCCTGACCGTCGGGGAGATGCTCATCTGGCCGGCAGTTCCGACCATTGCCAATTCCCTTGCGCCCAAAGGGCGGGAGGGATTCTATCAGGGCATCGTCAACAGCACGGCGACGGGAGGCCGCATGATCGGTCCCCTTATCGGCGGATTGATGGTCGATATGTTCAGTATGCAGATCCTCTTTGTCGTCTTGATTGCTTTTTATATCGCTGCCATGGTCATATCCAGCATGTATGATCGTCCATTGAAGAAAAAAGAACCGGTAACCATTTCAGTCCATTAA
- a CDS encoding 3-hydroxybutyrate dehydrogenase, with amino-acid sequence MVENKVVFITGAAQGIGYEIGREFAVKGAKVVLTDLDEKKVEEAASSLRKEGFEAKGIKCDVTSEEDIRGAVDRTVEAYGRVDVLINNAGLQHVAHIEEFPTEKFELLIKVMLTAPFMAIKAVLPHMRHQQWGRIINMASINGLIGFSGKAAYNSAKHGVIGLTKVAALETADQGITVNSVCPGYVDTPLVRNQLADLASTRGVELDKVVEEVIYPLVPQKRLLDVKEIADYTLFLCSDAAKGVTGQSVVLDGGYTVQ; translated from the coding sequence ATGGTAGAAAATAAAGTCGTATTCATCACAGGAGCTGCACAAGGAATCGGGTATGAGATCGGCAGGGAGTTCGCGGTCAAGGGAGCGAAGGTCGTCCTGACCGATCTTGATGAAAAGAAAGTGGAAGAAGCTGCAAGCTCCCTCAGGAAAGAGGGCTTCGAGGCTAAAGGCATCAAATGCGACGTGACGTCCGAAGAGGATATCCGCGGAGCAGTAGACAGGACGGTGGAGGCATACGGCCGGGTCGATGTACTGATCAATAATGCAGGGCTCCAGCATGTTGCCCATATCGAGGAATTCCCGACCGAAAAGTTTGAGCTGCTCATCAAAGTGATGCTCACCGCACCCTTCATGGCCATCAAGGCGGTATTGCCCCATATGAGGCATCAGCAGTGGGGGCGGATCATCAATATGGCTTCCATCAATGGCCTCATCGGCTTTTCCGGTAAGGCTGCGTATAATTCGGCGAAGCACGGCGTCATCGGTTTGACGAAGGTTGCTGCACTTGAAACAGCAGATCAGGGGATCACGGTCAACTCCGTATGCCCGGGGTATGTCGATACCCCCCTCGTCCGGAATCAGCTCGCAGACCTTGCGTCCACAAGGGGAGTGGAGCTCGATAAGGTCGTGGAAGAAGTGATCTATCCCCTTGTTCCTCAGAAGCGGCTTCTCGATGTGAAGGAAATTGCGGATTACACGCTATTCCTCTGCAGTGACGCGGCAAAGGGCGTGACCGGTCAATCGGTCGTACTCGATGGGGGCTACACCGTCCAATAG
- a CDS encoding sigma-54 interaction domain-containing protein, with translation MSSLLKSVSVEMIEIILENAFEWLVVVDEGGTIIYMNDSYCQFLEVERERAVGSHVTEIIENTRMHIVAASGKEEVADLQYIRGNYMIANRIPIVVDGQVIGAFGSVIFRDTSEWMQMSSHVKNMMSKIQSYIQDINSGVRYNLNDIIGDSEVMLELKEKVQMIAPSDISILIRGESGTGKELFAHSIHQLSERSSQPFIKVNCAAIPEHLLESELFGYEEGAFTGAKKGGKKGKFQLAHKGTLFLDEIGDMPLNMQAKLLRALQEGEVEAVGSTKIQQVDVRIIAATNRPLETLMEEKRFRSDLYYRINVIPFQLPSLRERKGDLSRLASFFLEKSTKSSGKRISGFTDDVLEIFTSHSWPGNLRELENVIHAATYLTSGTKIKINALPSYLKVGNLYKTGSKSLKEMMEETERAILEETIRTYPDKRKAAQVLGVGKSSLYEKLNKYQIQ, from the coding sequence ATGAGTTCGTTACTGAAGTCTGTATCGGTTGAGATGATCGAGATTATTCTGGAGAACGCGTTTGAATGGCTTGTCGTCGTGGATGAGGGGGGGACGATCATCTATATGAACGACAGCTACTGCCAATTCCTCGAGGTGGAAAGGGAAAGGGCAGTCGGCAGTCATGTCACGGAAATCATTGAAAACACACGCATGCATATCGTAGCGGCCAGCGGCAAAGAAGAGGTGGCCGACCTTCAATATATCCGGGGGAACTACATGATTGCCAACCGGATCCCCATCGTGGTGGACGGTCAGGTGATCGGGGCTTTCGGCTCGGTCATCTTCCGGGATACGAGTGAATGGATGCAGATGAGTTCCCATGTGAAGAACATGATGTCAAAGATCCAGAGCTATATCCAGGATATCAACAGCGGGGTGCGTTATAACCTGAACGATATCATCGGTGATTCCGAAGTGATGCTCGAATTGAAAGAAAAGGTCCAAATGATCGCCCCGAGTGATATTTCCATTTTGATCAGGGGGGAGAGCGGAACGGGGAAAGAGCTTTTTGCCCACAGTATCCATCAGCTGAGTGAACGGAGCTCGCAGCCATTCATCAAGGTCAACTGCGCGGCCATACCTGAGCATCTCCTGGAATCGGAGCTGTTCGGATATGAAGAAGGGGCATTCACAGGAGCAAAAAAAGGGGGCAAGAAGGGGAAGTTCCAGCTTGCACACAAAGGGACGCTCTTCCTCGATGAAATCGGCGATATGCCTTTGAATATGCAGGCGAAGTTACTCAGGGCCCTTCAGGAAGGGGAGGTGGAGGCGGTCGGTTCGACAAAGATCCAGCAAGTGGACGTCCGGATCATCGCCGCCACGAACCGGCCGCTTGAAACGCTGATGGAAGAAAAGCGTTTCCGCAGCGACTTGTATTACAGGATCAATGTCATCCCTTTTCAACTTCCATCCCTAAGGGAAAGGAAGGGAGATCTTTCAAGGCTTGCCTCCTTCTTCTTGGAGAAATCGACCAAATCCTCAGGGAAACGGATCAGCGGATTTACAGATGATGTGCTTGAGATCTTCACATCACACAGCTGGCCGGGGAACTTGAGGGAGCTGGAAAATGTGATTCACGCCGCTACGTATCTGACGTCCGGGACCAAGATCAAGATCAACGCACTCCCCTCTTATTTAAAGGTGGGGAATTTATATAAAACAGGGTCGAAGTCATTGAAAGAAATGATGGAAGAAACGGAACGAGCCATATTGGAAGAAACGATCCGGACCTATCCCGACAAACGGAAAGCGGCACAGGTACTGGGGGTAGGAAAATCGAGCCTGTACGAAAAATTGAACAAATATCAGATTCAATGA
- a CDS encoding NAD(P)/FAD-dependent oxidoreductase, with translation MKKTYDVIVIGGGPSGLMASIAAAEKGSRVLLIDKGTKLGRKLAISGGGRCNVTNRLPVDEIIKHIPGNGRFLYSAFSEFSNEDIISFFENLGIALKEEDHGRMFPVSNRAMDVVEALLDQMKRLDVQIRTSTTVDEILYEDGATVGVRLKDGDELGAAAVVVAVGGKSVPHTGSTGDGYPWAEKAGHTVTDLFPTEVPLTSDEPFVKRKELQGLSLRSVALSVLNPKGKKIITHRMDMIFTHLGVSGPAVLRCSQYVVKAMKKWNLTHVTMEVDSFPDEHEEQLFQRLHKQVKTDGKKSAKNLFKGLVPERYLHFLMEKSGIDLDEKGDHLAVDHLRQFARLLKHFTFTVNGTLSIDKAFVTGGGVSIKEIEPKTMASKKMNGLFFCGEVLDIHGYTGGYNITSALVTGRLAGSNAALAQS, from the coding sequence ATGAAAAAAACATATGATGTCATCGTCATCGGCGGGGGTCCCTCCGGTCTGATGGCAAGTATCGCCGCTGCAGAAAAGGGTTCCCGGGTCCTCCTGATCGACAAGGGGACGAAGCTCGGCCGGAAGCTCGCCATTTCAGGCGGCGGGCGATGCAATGTAACGAACCGGCTCCCCGTGGACGAAATCATCAAGCATATCCCGGGGAACGGCCGCTTCCTCTACAGCGCGTTCTCTGAATTCAGCAATGAAGATATCATTTCCTTCTTCGAGAATCTCGGGATCGCCCTTAAGGAGGAGGACCACGGCCGGATGTTCCCGGTTTCCAACCGTGCCATGGATGTCGTCGAAGCCCTCCTCGATCAGATGAAAAGGCTCGACGTCCAGATCCGTACAAGTACGACCGTGGATGAGATCCTGTATGAAGACGGCGCAACCGTCGGCGTAAGACTGAAGGACGGGGATGAACTCGGCGCTGCTGCCGTCGTCGTTGCCGTAGGCGGTAAATCCGTTCCCCATACCGGATCGACCGGGGACGGTTACCCGTGGGCAGAGAAGGCAGGCCATACCGTCACCGACCTCTTCCCGACGGAAGTCCCCCTCACTTCCGATGAACCCTTCGTCAAGCGCAAGGAGCTTCAGGGCCTATCCCTTCGCTCCGTCGCGCTCAGCGTATTGAATCCAAAAGGCAAAAAGATCATCACCCACCGCATGGATATGATCTTCACCCATCTCGGGGTCTCGGGTCCCGCCGTCCTCCGGTGCAGTCAGTATGTGGTCAAGGCGATGAAGAAATGGAACCTCACCCATGTCACCATGGAAGTGGATTCCTTCCCGGATGAGCACGAAGAACAGCTGTTCCAGCGCCTCCACAAGCAGGTGAAGACCGATGGGAAAAAGTCGGCTAAAAACCTGTTCAAGGGCCTCGTGCCAGAGCGCTACCTTCATTTTCTAATGGAGAAGTCCGGGATCGACCTCGATGAGAAGGGTGATCACCTCGCAGTCGATCACCTCCGCCAATTCGCCCGGTTGCTGAAGCACTTCACATTCACCGTGAACGGGACCCTATCCATCGATAAGGCCTTCGTCACAGGTGGTGGCGTGTCGATCAAGGAGATCGAACCGAAGACGATGGCATCCAAAAAGATGAATGGACTCTTCTTCTGTGGAGAGGTGCTTGATATTCACGGCTATACCGGTGGGTATAATATCACCTCCGCACTCGTCACCGGCCGTCTAGCAGGGTCCAATGCAGCCCTTGCGCAGTCCTAA
- a CDS encoding rhodanese-like domain-containing protein → MHEIKTITTDELQKKLENGETLELVDVREDEEVAGGMIPGARHIKMGDIPDSLDQFDTDKEYFLICRSGNRSGNVAHYLQDQGYKVVNMEGGMLDWSGKTEPKK, encoded by the coding sequence ATGCACGAAATCAAAACCATTACAACAGATGAACTTCAAAAGAAACTCGAAAACGGAGAAACGCTTGAGCTCGTCGACGTACGGGAAGATGAAGAAGTGGCCGGCGGCATGATCCCGGGCGCGCGACACATCAAGATGGGCGATATCCCTGATTCACTCGATCAGTTCGATACAGACAAGGAATATTTCCTGATCTGCCGTTCCGGTAATCGAAGCGGAAATGTGGCTCACTACCTTCAGGACCAAGGATACAAGGTCGTCAACATGGAAGGCGGCATGCTGGACTGGTCAGGTAAGACAGAACCAAAAAAATAA
- the leuS gene encoding leucine--tRNA ligase: MSFNHKQVETKWQKHWEENKTFKTTEDPGKKKFYALDMFPYPSGAGLHVGHPEGFTATDILSRMKRMQGYNVLHPMGWDAFGLPAEQYALDTGNDPAVFTEQNINNFRRQIKSLGFSYDWDREVNTTDPDYYKWTQWIFLKLYEKGLAYVDEVAVNWCPALGTVLANEEVIDGKSERGGHPVERRPMRQWILKITAYADRLLEDLDDVDWPESIKDMQRNWIGRSEGAEVVFNIDGHDESFDVFTTRPDTIFGATYAVLAPEHPLVEKITTGEQKEKVEAYLDKVKAKSDLERTDLAKEKTGVFTGAYAINPANGKQMPIWIADYVLMSYGSGAIMAVPAHDERDYEFAKEFGLPIIEVVSGGDVDKEAYTGDGDHVNSEFLDGMGKEEAITKAIAWLEEKNIGTKKVTYRLRDWLFSRQRYWGEPIPIIHWEDGTATGVPESELPLILPKTTEIKPSGTGESPLANISDWVNVTDPETGKKGRRETNTMPQWAGSCWYFLRYIDPHNKEALADAEKMKEWLPVDTYIGGAEHAVLHLLYARFWHKFLYDIGVVPTKEPFQKLFNQGMILGENNEKMSKSKGNVVNPDQIVESHGADTLRLYEMFMGPLEASVAWSTNGLDGARRFLDRVWRLLVEEDGKLSGKVTGRPNEKLDKTYHQTVKKVTEDYEGLRFNTGISQLMVFINDAYKADELPREYVEGFVKLLSPIAPHMAEELWSKLGHEETISYEAWPTFDKSKLIDNEVEIVLQVNGKVRAKVMIPTDMNKEDLEQLAKDHEEIKAQIEGKTVRKVIAVPGKLVNIVAN, encoded by the coding sequence ATGAGTTTTAATCATAAGCAAGTCGAGACGAAATGGCAGAAACACTGGGAAGAAAACAAGACATTCAAAACGACGGAAGACCCTGGGAAGAAAAAATTCTATGCCCTTGATATGTTCCCATATCCGTCAGGAGCCGGGCTGCATGTAGGGCATCCAGAAGGCTTCACGGCCACGGATATCCTCTCAAGGATGAAGCGCATGCAGGGCTACAATGTCCTCCATCCGATGGGCTGGGACGCATTCGGCCTGCCGGCAGAACAATACGCACTGGATACGGGGAATGATCCTGCTGTCTTCACGGAGCAGAACATCAACAACTTCCGCAGACAGATCAAATCCCTCGGGTTCTCTTATGACTGGGACCGGGAAGTGAATACTACGGATCCTGATTATTATAAATGGACGCAGTGGATCTTCCTGAAGCTGTATGAAAAAGGTCTGGCATACGTGGATGAAGTAGCGGTGAACTGGTGCCCTGCTCTTGGTACGGTCCTTGCCAATGAAGAGGTCATCGACGGGAAGAGCGAACGCGGCGGCCACCCGGTCGAGCGCCGTCCGATGAGGCAGTGGATCCTTAAAATCACAGCCTATGCCGATCGTCTTCTCGAAGACCTGGACGATGTGGACTGGCCGGAGAGCATCAAGGATATGCAGCGCAACTGGATCGGACGTTCCGAAGGCGCGGAGGTTGTCTTCAACATCGATGGCCACGACGAATCGTTCGACGTATTCACTACCCGTCCCGATACGATCTTCGGCGCAACTTATGCAGTCCTTGCACCTGAGCATCCCCTTGTAGAGAAAATCACGACAGGGGAGCAAAAAGAGAAGGTAGAGGCGTATCTCGACAAAGTGAAAGCGAAGAGCGACCTTGAGCGTACGGATCTTGCCAAAGAAAAAACAGGTGTGTTCACCGGTGCCTACGCCATCAATCCGGCAAATGGCAAGCAAATGCCGATCTGGATCGCCGATTATGTTCTCATGAGCTACGGTTCAGGAGCCATCATGGCGGTACCTGCACATGATGAACGGGATTATGAGTTCGCAAAAGAATTCGGACTTCCGATCATCGAAGTCGTCTCAGGCGGTGATGTCGACAAGGAAGCCTACACAGGTGATGGAGATCATGTCAACTCTGAGTTCCTCGATGGAATGGGGAAAGAAGAAGCCATCACGAAGGCAATTGCGTGGCTTGAAGAGAAGAATATCGGAACGAAAAAAGTGACCTATCGCCTCCGCGACTGGCTGTTCAGCCGTCAACGTTATTGGGGTGAACCGATTCCGATCATCCACTGGGAAGATGGCACCGCTACAGGAGTACCTGAAAGCGAGTTGCCTCTGATCCTTCCGAAGACGACGGAAATCAAGCCTTCAGGCACAGGTGAGTCGCCTCTTGCCAACATCAGCGACTGGGTGAACGTCACGGATCCCGAAACAGGTAAGAAGGGCCGACGTGAAACGAATACGATGCCGCAATGGGCGGGAAGCTGCTGGTACTTCCTCCGCTACATCGATCCGCACAACAAAGAAGCCCTTGCAGATGCCGAAAAGATGAAGGAGTGGTTGCCGGTCGATACGTATATCGGAGGCGCCGAGCATGCAGTCCTTCACCTTCTATACGCAAGGTTCTGGCATAAATTCCTTTACGATATCGGTGTGGTGCCGACGAAGGAGCCGTTCCAGAAACTGTTCAACCAAGGGATGATCCTTGGGGAAAACAACGAGAAAATGAGTAAATCCAAAGGCAATGTCGTCAACCCGGATCAAATCGTCGAGTCACACGGGGCAGACACGCTCCGTTTGTACGAAATGTTCATGGGGCCGCTCGAAGCGTCTGTCGCATGGAGCACAAACGGTCTTGACGGGGCGCGTCGCTTCCTCGACCGCGTATGGCGTCTCCTTGTTGAAGAAGACGGGAAGCTCAGCGGAAAGGTCACGGGCCGTCCGAATGAGAAACTCGACAAAACGTATCATCAAACCGTTAAAAAAGTGACTGAGGATTATGAAGGCCTCCGCTTCAACACGGGTATCTCTCAGCTCATGGTCTTCATCAACGATGCATACAAAGCCGATGAACTTCCAAGGGAATACGTCGAAGGATTCGTTAAACTCCTGTCTCCGATCGCTCCTCATATGGCGGAAGAGCTTTGGAGCAAGCTTGGGCATGAGGAGACCATTTCCTATGAAGCATGGCCGACGTTCGATAAGTCGAAACTCATCGACAATGAAGTGGAAATCGTCCTCCAAGTGAACGGAAAGGTCCGGGCAAAAGTGATGATCCCGACAGACATGAACAAGGAAGACCTTGAACAGCTGGCGAAGGATCATGAGGAAATCAAAGCCCAGATCGAAGGGAAAACGGTCCGTAAGGTCATCGCCGTGCCAGGTAAGCTCGTCAACATCGTAGCGAACTAA
- a CDS encoding sporulation protein Cse60 — MIQVKVFDYEHEKDLEQDMNGFLKELDEKKIVDIKYHVAALPEDDEEQIYCFSAMVIYKK, encoded by the coding sequence GTGATACAGGTAAAAGTGTTCGATTATGAGCATGAAAAGGATCTGGAACAGGATATGAACGGATTTTTAAAGGAACTGGATGAGAAGAAGATCGTGGATATCAAATACCATGTAGCCGCCCTGCCGGAAGATGATGAAGAACAGATCTACTGCTTTTCTGCCATGGTGATTTACAAAAAATAA
- a CDS encoding LLM class flavin-dependent oxidoreductase, translating into MAIKLSILDQSPIAEGMSPQEALQNTVKLAQHADRLGYERFWVSEHHDSTSLAGSSPEVLIAHLAQNTERIKVGSGGVMLPHYSSYKVAENFRLLEGLNPERIDLGLGRAPGGMPMATMALHDGKPRDVDRYPEQIDDLLGYMSDNLPASHPYQGLTAAPQIATMPEVWLLGSSPSSAMLAAQKGLPYTFAQFINGEGGPQYTAAYRNNFVPSPYLDQPKNIVAVFAICGETDEEAERIASSIDLSILMIEQGMRSNGTPSPEKAAQYHYSPFELLRIKENRKRMVVGSPETVKNKILALSEQYQTDEVMLVSITYDFNDKLKSFELIANELMDA; encoded by the coding sequence TTGGCCATTAAATTAAGCATTCTCGATCAATCACCGATCGCAGAAGGAATGAGCCCCCAAGAGGCTCTTCAAAATACAGTAAAACTCGCACAGCATGCTGATCGATTGGGCTATGAGCGTTTCTGGGTTTCTGAACACCATGATTCCACCAGCCTCGCCGGTTCTTCACCGGAAGTATTGATCGCCCATCTTGCACAGAATACAGAGAGGATCAAAGTAGGCTCAGGCGGAGTGATGCTTCCCCACTACAGCTCATACAAAGTGGCTGAAAATTTCCGGTTGCTCGAGGGGCTGAATCCTGAACGCATCGATCTCGGTCTTGGAAGGGCTCCTGGCGGCATGCCTATGGCAACGATGGCCCTGCATGACGGGAAACCAAGGGACGTCGACCGCTATCCTGAGCAGATCGACGACCTCCTCGGCTATATGTCGGATAATCTGCCAGCTTCCCACCCTTACCAGGGACTCACGGCTGCTCCGCAAATCGCCACGATGCCTGAAGTGTGGCTACTCGGATCAAGCCCATCAAGTGCCATGCTGGCTGCTCAAAAAGGACTTCCGTACACGTTCGCCCAGTTCATCAATGGCGAGGGCGGTCCGCAATACACCGCAGCTTACCGCAATAACTTCGTGCCAAGCCCTTATCTTGATCAGCCGAAGAACATTGTCGCTGTCTTTGCGATCTGTGGCGAAACGGATGAAGAAGCTGAAAGGATCGCCTCGAGCATCGATCTTTCTATCCTCATGATCGAACAGGGGATGCGCTCGAACGGAACCCCAAGTCCCGAGAAAGCGGCCCAGTACCACTACAGCCCGTTCGAACTTCTCCGGATCAAGGAGAATCGGAAGCGGATGGTGGTCGGAAGCCCCGAAACCGTGAAGAATAAAATTCTCGCCCTGAGCGAGCAGTATCAAACAGACGAAGTCATGCTGGTGAGCATCACGTATGATTTCAACGATAAGCTGAAATCATTTGAATTGATTGCCAACGAACTGATGGACGCATAA
- a CDS encoding TIGR01212 family radical SAM protein (This family includes YhcC from E. coli K-12, an uncharacterized radical SAM protein.): protein MFAIETNPFPYAADQKRYHTWNYHLRGHFGHKVFKVALDGGFDCPNRDGTAAFGGCTFCSAAGSGDFAGNRAESLEKQFHDIKDKMHNKWKDGKYLAYFQAFTNTHAPVEVLRERYESVLKQDGVIGLSIATRPDCLPDDVVEYLAELNERTYLWVELGLQTVHEKTAGLINRAHDYECYKEGVRKLRKHGIRVCSHIINGLPLETDDMMLETAAEVAKLDVQGIKIHLLHLLKGTPMVKQYEKGLLEFLDFDRYIQLVCDQLEIIPPEMVVHRITGDGPIDLMVGPMWSVNKWSVLNAIDDEMKRRESWQGKYYKVDVTT, encoded by the coding sequence GTGTTTGCCATCGAGACAAACCCATTTCCATATGCAGCCGATCAAAAACGCTACCATACCTGGAATTATCATCTGCGCGGACACTTCGGCCATAAAGTGTTCAAAGTAGCACTGGATGGAGGATTCGACTGTCCGAACCGTGACGGCACGGCCGCATTTGGTGGATGCACCTTTTGCAGCGCGGCAGGGTCGGGTGACTTTGCAGGCAACAGGGCCGAATCGTTGGAAAAACAATTCCATGATATCAAGGATAAAATGCACAATAAGTGGAAGGACGGCAAATACCTTGCCTATTTCCAAGCCTTCACCAATACCCACGCCCCCGTTGAGGTACTACGGGAACGCTATGAATCCGTGTTGAAGCAGGACGGTGTCATCGGCCTGTCCATCGCTACACGGCCAGACTGCCTCCCCGATGACGTAGTGGAGTATCTGGCTGAATTGAACGAAAGGACGTATCTATGGGTGGAGCTCGGGCTTCAGACGGTCCACGAAAAGACGGCAGGTCTGATCAACCGCGCCCATGATTATGAATGCTATAAAGAAGGTGTCAGGAAGTTAAGGAAGCATGGGATCCGGGTATGCTCCCATATTATCAACGGCCTTCCCCTTGAAACCGACGATATGATGCTGGAGACCGCAGCCGAGGTGGCGAAACTCGATGTACAGGGGATCAAAATCCATCTTCTGCATCTTCTGAAAGGCACACCTATGGTGAAACAATACGAAAAGGGGCTCCTTGAGTTCCTCGATTTTGATCGATACATACAATTGGTTTGTGATCAGCTCGAGATCATCCCTCCCGAAATGGTGGTGCACAGGATCACCGGAGACGGTCCCATCGATCTCATGGTAGGCCCGATGTGGAGCGTGAATAAATGGAGCGTGCTGAACGCCATCGATGATGAAATGAAGCGCCGCGAAAGCTGGCAGGGAAAATATTATAAAGTGGATGTGACAACATGA